The genomic segment TGGTGCTTGAGGTGCTTCATGCGCTTAATTTTCACCCCAAAACGCTCCATTATTCGGTAGGCGGAGAAGGTGTCGTAGATATCCCAATCGGAGATGCCGTGCTTGCCACCACAGAGCAGGCGCACCTTCACCCCCCTTTCCCTGGCTGAAATAATGCGCTCCAGAATCACCGCATCCACAAATTTGGGATGCTGGATCCAGAGGCTTTTGTTGGCCATATCAATAACCCGGGCCATTTGACCCCGGCTATGGACGCTGCTCCACACCAGACCCACGTTGAGATCAGGATGGAAAAACTGGCGATCCCAATCGGCCTCGAAGCCAGCGATCACCTGCTCCACCACGGCTGGTGAATGGGAGACAACGCCGTAATCACGGGTAAGGGTGAAATATTTATCGGAGAGGTTGAATGTGGCCACCAGGGCACAGCTGCGGTCTACCACCAACGATTTTTCGTGGGTTACGGGGAAGGCTTCGCTGGTCCAGCTGACCTGGATGCCCCAGCCCTGCAGCAGGGCAAAGGCCTCGTCGTTCCAGCGATCGCCGCCGGAGGTGTGGGGATTGAGCATCACCCGCACGGTCACGCCGCGCTGGTGGGCCCGCAGCAGGGCCTGCTCAATTTGCTCGGATTGCAGCTTGAACTGCTTGAGCCGCAACTCCTGCTGGGCCTGGTCGATCAGGTCAACCACCGATTGGGCGCCGTCATCGGGCATCACCAAAAGAGACTGATGCTGGTTCAAAAGGGGTTCAGCCATACCTGCTCCAGGTGGGCTTTGAGCCCGGTTAACTACCCTTTTTAGCCCCATTGGCAATTGCGGCAATGCCAACAGGAACACTGTTCCAAGCGGTTTTGGCCTTAATCTTTGCCCAGTACAGCCTGTGCCGTGTCCGCCGCGACTGCCCGCTTCATCCTGATCTGTTCCGGCAAGGGGGGCGTGGGCAAAACCACGCTGACCGCCAACCTGGGCATTGCGCTCGCCAAGCAAGGCGCCAAAACAGCGGTTCTAGACGCCGATTTTGGCCTCAGGAACCTGGATTTGCTGCTTGGCTTAGAAAATCGCATCGTCTATACGGCCCAGGAGGTGCTTTCTGGCAGCTGCCGGCTGGAGCAGGCGCTGGTGAAGCACAAACAGGAGCCAAACCTGGCCCTGCTGCCGGCGGGCAACCCGCGGATGCTCGAGTGGCTCAAGCCCGAGGACATGCAAAAGATCGCCAAATTGCTGGGCGAGCATTTTGATTACGTATTGATTGATTGCCCGGCGGGCATCGAAGACGGATTCAAGAA from the Cyanobium sp. WAJ14-Wanaka genome contains:
- a CDS encoding phospholipase D-like domain-containing protein gives rise to the protein MAEPLLNQHQSLLVMPDDGAQSVVDLIDQAQQELRLKQFKLQSEQIEQALLRAHQRGVTVRVMLNPHTSGGDRWNDEAFALLQGWGIQVSWTSEAFPVTHEKSLVVDRSCALVATFNLSDKYFTLTRDYGVVSHSPAVVEQVIAGFEADWDRQFFHPDLNVGLVWSSVHSRGQMARVIDMANKSLWIQHPKFVDAVILERIISARERGVKVRLLCGGKHGISDWDIYDTFSAYRIMERFGVKIKRMKHLKHHAKLILVDGIYAQTGSMNIDRSAFDVRRELGIESDAPEVVQRLREIFEADWDQSKKYQAPDPLDPTLHEEGELTPDPHFVHE